In Triticum urartu cultivar G1812 chromosome 6, Tu2.1, whole genome shotgun sequence, the following proteins share a genomic window:
- the LOC125513689 gene encoding ATP synthase subunit 9, mitochondrial-like codes for MKEQRRKNVTRKVFSRLEMLEGAKSIGAGAATIALAGAAVGIGNVLSSLIHSVAQNPSLAKQSFGHAILGFALIEPIALFALMMAFLISFVFRSHKKS; via the coding sequence atgaaagaacaGCGAAGGAAAAACGTGACAAGAAAAGTGTTTTCTCGACTCGAGATGTTAGAAGGTGCTAAATCAATAGGTGCTGGAGCTGCTACAATTGCTTTAGCCGGAGCTGCTGTCGGTATTGGAAACGTCCTCAGTTCTTTGATTCATTCCGTGGCGCAAAATCCATCATTGGCTAAACAATCATTTGGTCATGCCATTTTGGGCTTTGCTCTCATCGAACCTATTGCATTGTTTGCCCTAATGATGGCCTTTCTGATCTCATTCGTTTTCCGATCGCATAAAAAGTCATGA